One window from the genome of Anopheles merus strain MAF chromosome 3R, AmerM5.1, whole genome shotgun sequence encodes:
- the LOC121597319 gene encoding proteasome subunit alpha type-5, producing MFLTRSEYDRGVNTFSPEGRLFQVEYAIEAIKFGSTAIGISTPDGVVMAVEKRITSSLIEPSKMEKIVEVDRHIGCATSGLMADSRTLLDRARIECQNHWFVYNERMSVESCAQAVSNVAIQFGDGDDTDSAMSRPFGVAILFAGIENGEPQLWHMDPSGTYIRFDAKAIGSGSEGAQQNLQEYYLPTMTIKEAINLALSTLKQVMEEKLNSTNVEVMTMTPKELFRMFSKEEVEEYINNMS from the exons ATGTTCCTGACCCGCTCCGAGTACGATCGTGGAGTGAACACCTTCTCGCCCGAGGGTCGTCTGTTCCAGGTTGAGTATGCCATCGAGGCGATCAAATTTGGCTCCACCGCCATCGGCATCAGCACTCCGGACG GTGTTGTGATGGCGGTCGAGAAACGAATCACCTCATCGCTCATTGAACCGTCGAAGATGGAAAAGATTGTGGAAGTGGATCGGCACATCGGTTGCGCCACCTCCGGACTGATGGCCGATTCGCGAACGCTGCTCGATCGGGCACGTATCGAGTGTCAGAACCATTGGTTCGTGTACAACGAGCGAATGTCGGTGGAATCGTGTGCCCAGGCAGTGTCGAACGTGGCCATCCAGTTCGGTGATGGGGACGATACGGACTCGGCCATGAGCCGACCGTTCGGCGTGGCGATACTGTTCGCCGGTATTGAGAATGGGGAGCCGCAGCTGTGGCATATGGATCcgtccgggacgtacattcggTTCGACGCGAAAGCGATCGGATCTGGTAGCGAAGGTGCACAGCAAAACTTGCAG GAATATTATCTGCCCACAATGACCATAAAGGAAGCGATCAATCTGGCCCTCAGCACGCTGAAACAGGTGATGGAAGAGAAGCTGAACTCGACGAATGTGGAAGTCATGACGATGACTCCGAAGGAACTGTTCCGAATGTTCAGCaaggaggaggtggaggagtACATTAACAACATGAGCTAA
- the LOC121597318 gene encoding protein phosphatase 1 regulatory subunit 42-like, with product MTKHKVFSKKAKTNLTHLYLNDKNMTKISNIYPTKNILVLYLHNNQLSKIEKLGAFAHLTHLYLQWNNLRKIENLEGLKNLKQLYLGYNKITRLENLGSLKKLEQLHIERQQLDGAARFDFDPECLCALANHLKVLNIKKLKLANIDALEPLWKLEILLASENNFKSTDDITPVISALYSLRVLDLQGCAAQRDVHYREKVTAAAGHKLLLLDGKMISQSTRNFIKNFQTVKLEKQRRANEKPKTADTGGGGSKSSFESVSERSSGGGGGGGGGGGTVGSGGGTGGFVDPFSAVLPHQFPGNSLFQVSTRRSPACTRILRKPIKSPLLTKTMSANFCDEMAFRSNALHPATAVVMLQGKEIKAGAPPVYKDKLRAHRKIQSLPTIDH from the exons ATGACGAAACACAAAGTGTTTTCCAAAAAGGCCAAAACCAACCTAACGCATCTTTATCTGAACGATAAAAATATGACCAAAATT AGCAACATCTATCCGACGAAAAACATACTCGTCCTCTACCTGCACAACAACCAGCTGAGCAAGATCGAAAAGCTGGGCGCTTTCGCGCACCTAACGCACCTCTACCTGCAGTGGAACAATTTGCGCAAGATCGAAAACCTCGAAGGGCTGAAAAATCTCAAACAGCTCTACCTGGGCTACAACAAAATTACGCGGTTGGAAAATTTGGGCAGCCTGAAGAAGCTCGAACAGCTGCACATCGAGCGGCAGCAGCTGGACGGGGCGGCCCGGTTCGACTTTGATCCGgaatgtttgtgtgcgctCGCG AACCATTTGAAGGTGTTGAACATAAAAAAGCTGAAGCTGGCCAATATTGATGCGCTGGAGCCGCTGTGGAAGCTGGAGATACTGCTCGCTTCCgagaacaattttaaatccACCGACGATATCACGCCCGTCATTAGTGCACTTTACTCGCTGCGCGTTCTCGACCTGCAAGGCTGTGCGGCCCAGCGTGATGTGCACTATCGCGAGAAGGTTACGGCAGCGGCCGGCCACAAGCTCC TGCTCCTGGACGGTAAGATGATTTCCCAATCGACGCGCAACTTTATCAAAAACTTCCAAACCGTCAAGCTCGAGAAGCAGCGGCGCGCGAACGAGAAGCCCAAAACGGCCGACACTGGCGGTGGCGGCTCCAAATCGTCCTTCGAAAGTGTCAGCGAACGTagcagcggtggtggtggtggtggtggtggtggtggtggtactgtGGGCAGTGGCGGCGGTACCGGTGGGTTCGTTGATCCGTTCAGTGCCGTGCTGCCGCACCAGTTCCCCGGCAACTCGTTGTTTCAGGTGTCGACGCGCCGTTCGCCGGCCTGCACGCGAATCCTTCGCAAACCGATCAAATCGCCACTGCTCACGAAAACCATGTCGGCTAACTTTTGTGACGAGATGGCATTCCGCTCGAACGCGCTACATCCGGCGACGGCGGTGGTCATGCTGCAGGGCAAGGAGATAAAGGCGGGCGCCCCGCCGGTCTATAAGGATAAGTTGCGTGCCCATCGGAAGATACAATCGTTGCCCACGATCGATCACTAG